AGGGGAACTCCTCGCCATGAGCGACGGCACGGTCATCACGGTCAGCAGCAACGGCACGTACACGTTCACCAAGCCCAACCGCGAGGGCATCACCCTCCTCGCCGGGCTCGGCGTGGAGGGCGACGTCCATGCGGGCGTGACCGTCAAGCACAGGTCGCGCGTCGCCCAGGACCCGACACAGCCGAACCTGCGTCAGGTCCACCTCATCCACGCGGAGCTCTTCGACGACGTCGCCGACGCCGGCTTCGAGGTCGCTCCCGGCGACCTCGGCGAGAACGTCACCACACGGGGGATCGACCTCCTCGGCCTGCCCACCGGTACCCGTCTGCACCTCGGCGCGGAGGCCGTCGTGGAGATCACCGGACTCCGCAACCCGTGCGCCCAGATCGACGCCTTCCAGCACGGACTGCTCAAGCAGGTGGTCGGCCGTGACGCGAACGGCGAGATCGTGCGCAAGGCCGGGATCATGGGCGTCGTGCTGGCCGGCGGCGACGTCCGCCCCGGCGACCCGATCCGCGCCGAGCTGCCGGAGGGCCCGCACCGTCCGCTGGAGAAGGTCTGAGCGACGGGCGCCGGGGCTCCTCCGGGGCCCTCGGGCTCACCCCTCCAAGGCGCAGGAGTCGACCACGTCACCGCTCGCGGGCCGGGTGATCGTCCGGTCCGCCGGGGGAGCCGTACCCCTCTCGACCCAGCCCGTCAGCGCGTCGAACGCGGAGCGGTAGCACGGCAGGATCGGACGCAGACGGTCCGGATACGTGTCGTACAGACCGTCGGTGTGCGTCCCGCCCTGCACCGTGTAGAACCGGTGCAGCCCGCCCCGGCCCCGCTCGTCGATCATCCGCGCGTACACGTCCGAGTCCGTGGCGAGCGGCAGCAGCGTGTCGAGGTCGCCGTGGAGGGTGATGAGCGGCTTGCCGATGCGACCGGTGAGCGCGACCTTCGCCACCGCGCGGTGGACGGAAGCGGGCCGGGAGGCGTAGTCGTACGCGGCGTCCGAGGCACAGGGCGCGAAGATCTGTTCCACGGTCCCGCCGGCGGTGGAACCGGGGCAGGCGGGATCGTACGTGGGGTCGAACTCGGCGCGGAAGATCTTCTGGGTCAGCCCCCAGTACGCCTTCTCGTAGTACGGCCACAGGAAGCGCGAACCGGGCGCGAAGCCCGCCGCGATCAGATCCTCGTCGGAGGCCTGTCCGAGCGACCGGGCCACCGTCACGGGCAGGCTCGTCAGGAGGTTGGGCCCGCGGGAGGTCCACAGCACGCCCTCCCAGTCGACCCCGCCGTCGTACAGCTCGGGCCGGTTCTCCAGCTGCCAGCGCGTCAGATAGCCGCCGTTGGAGATGCCCGTCATGTACGTACGCTCCGGGGCGCTGCCGTAACGCTGCCGAGCCGCCTTCTTCGCTGCCCGCGTCAGCTCCGTCACCCGGCGGTTCCACTCGGCGACCGCGTCGCCGGGACCGCGCCCGTCGGTGAAGAAGTCCGGCCCCGTGTTGCCCTTGTCGGTGGCGGCGTAGGCGAAGCCCGCGGCGAGGACCTGGTCGGAGATCAGCGCGTCCGTGGAGTACTGGCGCCGGGTGCCGGGCGCGCCGGTGACGACGAGGCCACCGTTCCAGCGGTCGGGCAGCCGGATGACGAACTGGGCGTCGTGCGCCCAGCCGTGGGTGGCGTTGAGCCGCGAGTCGTCGGGGAAGTAGCCGTCGATCTGGACGCCGGGGACGCCCGAGGGGTGACGGGACCCCAGGGCGGCGAGCCCGGCCTGGTCAGCGGTGTCGGTGTACGGCGTGCCCGCGAGCCCGGCGGTCGTCAGATCCGCCAGGCAGGCGGACTGCTGGTGCTCGGCGCCGGGAACGTGGAGCCGGTCCTGACGCGCGCAGTGCGCGGGGGTGCCCGCCCCTGCCTGCTCCTCCGCCCCTGCGGGACCCGCGGGAGCCAGGACGGTGACGGCGGTCAGGAGCGCTGCGAACAGCGGGACGCCTGGGAACAGGCGCATGGAGGCCTCCGAGGGGGCGAGGGAAAGGGATGCGGCGCCACATCGTGCGGCGCACCCTCACCACCGGGCCATGGTCCCGGACCACACCTCGGGCCGTCGGGTGGTGTGGACCGGCATGACACCCTCGCCGCGCGCCTCTGGAGAAGGACGAAGGCACTGTCGGCGGCCGACCAGGCCGACCAGGCCGACCAGGACCCGATCAGGAAGGCCGGACGGCCATCGCGTCGAGCCCCTCCAGCAGCGCCGGCAGCCGCGGACCGCGGGCGACCGGCAGGACCTCGCCCGGCAGCTCGTCGAGCAGGACGAAGGCCATGTCGTCGGGACGCGCCACCAGCGACCAGCCGGGGCCGTCCGCGCGCAACGTCCGCACGCCGCCGTCCGTACCGGAGTCGGAGGACCGCACCCGTCCGACCGGCGGCGGCTCCTCCAGATAGCCGCGCAGCTCGTCGAGGGCGCGGCGGACCCCGGCGTACGGGTCGGCGGCGGCCGGTGCCGCGTCGGTGGACGGCGCGGTCGTCACCGACGCCGCCGTGCCGGTGGACGGAGCCGTGCTGGCGGGAGAGGACGCCTGAGCGGACGGCGCCGACTTCCGGGCGGAGGGCCTGTCGAACCACGTCGTGGGCCTGGGCGTGGTCTCGACCGGTGTCCCGGACGGGACGACGGGCGTGGACGGCGCCGTGATCCCGGACGGCGCCGGTGTCCCGGACGGGGTCTCCGACCCTGTGCCGGGCGGCGCGTCGTCCGTCACCTGGCTCCGCCAGGCCGACCACTGGAGCGCCACCTCGTCCGCGCCGAGGCGCCGCTGGGCAGGTCCCCACGCGTCGCCGGACGGCGGTACCAGCGGCGCCGGGTCGCCCTCCTCGGGCTCCGGGTCGTGCGGGTCGGGCACGCCGGGCGCGCGGGTCGCCACCGCGAGCGGCCAGCCCGGCAGCCCGGCGACCACCGAGTGTTCGTCGGGGGAGAGGTCGTAGGCCATACCGCAGTCCCAGGAGGCGATGGCCACCGCGACCAGTGACACATCGTCCACGACGACCGTCCACCGCGCGCCGAGCCCGTCCTGGCCGAACACGAGCCCGTACCCCTCGGCGTACGGCTGGAGCCCGAGGGCCGCGCAGGCCGCCGGGTAGTCGTCGCCGAGGACGCTCGGGAAACGCGCGGGCGTCAGAAGTGCCGCGGTCAGCACGAACAGCGCGTCGGCAGCGCCCTCGCCCTCGGCCTCGGCGATCGGGTCCGTCCCAGCCACGCATGCCTCCCCATCTGGTTGTCGGCGCACCTTAACCAGTGAGCAGGGAGGCCTGTCCATAGCCCGGCGCCGTGACCTGCATCGCCGTACGGGTCCGGGCCGGGCGACAGACCGCGGCGGCGGCGTGCCCCGGCCCGCCCCGTACCGAGGGCTATGCCTCGGCCGGCGGTCGCCCCGCCGGGTCCTCCCGCAGGCCGAGGAGCGAGCGGGCCACCGCCCTCGGCGACTCGTTCCGTTCCCTGGCGAGGGTGAGGACGGCCCGGCAGGCCAGTTCGTTGACGCCGAACGACAGCATCCCGGGGGAGACCCGGCTGGCCGCCTCCTCGGCGCGAGCCGGATCGTCCTCGGCGGACGCGGCCACGTACTCGGCGGCCGCCTCGAAGAGGTTGTGCCCCTGCCGCGGGCGCGGTGGCGCCGGCGCGGCGGCCTCGGGGGCCCGCCGGGCGGACGGAAGGAGCCTCCGCAGTCTTTCGGGTACCCGTGCCACGCCGCACCGCCTTTCCCGGGCACGACTGCCCGGCACATCCACGGTAGTCAGTGCAGTGCCGCGAAAGAAGGGTGCGTTGGGGTCTGTCAGGGAGCCCCACCGCTGGTGGGCCACTGCTGGGCAGGCGGTGTGGCGTCGCTGAGGAGCGGGAGGTTCCTCTCGACGGCCTTCTTCCAGGAGCCGTCGTCGATCATCTTCTGGAGTGCCCGTCGGACGGCGCCGTTCGCGTCGCCGCCCTCCGGAACGCCGATGCCGTAGGGCTCGTCGCTGACGCTGAAACCGGCGAGCTTGAACCGGCCCTTGTACGTGTCTCGCGCCGCGTACCCGGCGAGCAGCGTGTTGTCGGTGGTGACGGCGTCGACGGCGCCCGTGGCGAGGTCGTCGATGCAGCGGGAGTGGCTGTCCCGGGTCACGACCTGTGCCTGGGGGGCGAGCTTCGTCCGGATCAGCAGCGCGGTACTGGAACCGGTGGCCGTGCAGACCTTCCGGCCGTCGAGATCCGTCGGGCGCTTGACCGTGGTGTCGTCCGAGGGGAGCAGGACGTCCTGATGGGCCATGAAGTAGGGGCCGACGAAGTCGACCTTCTGGTCCCGCAGGGAGTTGTACGTGTACGTGGCCACGACGAGGTCGACGTCCCCGCCGGTCAGGAGCGACTCGCGCAGGGAGCTCCGGGCCTCCTTCCAGACGATGTCGGCGGGAGCGTGCCCGAGCACGCGGGCGACGTAGGTCGCCACGTCCACGTCGAGACCCGCGTACGTGCCGTCCGGGTTCTTGAAGCCGAGTCCGGGCTGGTCGAACTTGATGCCGATGGTGATCTTGGCTCCGCCGGTCGGGTCGGCGCCGGACGCGCCCGTGGCGGGCGTGGACGGTCCCGACGGTGAGGATCCCTGGCCGCTCGGCTTGCCCTCGGCACGATCGCCGTCTCCGTCGTCCTTCGTGCCTCCGAGCGGGAGGAGGTTCCAGACGAGCACACCGCTGAGGACGACGGCCGCCCCCGCGACCGCCGCGTACATCCCGCCGCGCCGTCTGTGCGCCGTCGGCGGCCGGGCCGGGAGCGGGGGCGCGAGGGGGAAGGAGGTGGCGGTGTCCGCGCCCGCGTCGACGGCGGGGCGTCCGTCGCCCGGGCCCGCATGCGGAACCCGTTCCCGCGGCTCAGGCCGCGGCTGCGCTCGATGCGGGGGCCGAGGCGGAGACGGGGTCTCCGGCCCCGGCCGGTGGTGGGCGTCCGTTCCGGCACGGGCCTCCACGTCGGCGAGCATCCGGTCCAGGGCCTCGCCGTCCGGGCGCGCCGCCGGATCCCGTACCAGCACGTTCGTCAGGACCCGGGTCAGCGCCCCGGCCCGCAGGGGCGGCGGCACGTCCTCGCCGAGGACGGCCGCGAGCGTGGCGAGCGTGTTCGCGCGTCGCAGCGGATGGTGGCCCTCCACCGCGACGTACAGCGTCATGGCCAGCGACCAGAGGTCGGCGGCGGGCCCGCCCTCCTCGCCGCTGACGCGCTCGGGCGCCATGTAGTCGGGCGTGCCGATGATGGACCCGGCGGCGGTGAGGGCGGTGGCCCCGTGGATCGCCGCGATGCCGAAGTCGGTCAGGACCGGCTGCCCGTCGGGCCGCAGCAGGACGTTCGGCGGCTTGATGTCCCGGTGCTGGATGCCCACCGCGTGGGCCGCCCGAAGTCCCGCGAGGATTCCGCGCCCCAGAGTCGCCGCCTCGCCGACGGTGAGTTCACCGCGGTCGAGGCGGTCCTGGAGGGAACCGCCGGGGACCAGTTCCATGACGAGCCAGGGGTACGTGCCCTCCCCGCCGTCCACGATGTGATGGATGGTCACCACCTGGGGGTGCGCCACGCGCGCGAGTGCCCGGGCCTCACGCAGAACCCGGATGCGGAGTTCGCGGGCGGCCTCGGGGTCGTACTCGGCCAGTGCGGGGTCGGGCGGGCGGACCTCCTTGAGGGCCACCTCACGATGGAGCGCGAGGTCCATGGCACGCCACACGGTGCCCATACCGCCCCCGCCGAGCCGCTCCATCAGCTCGAACCGATCGTCGACCACCCGCGCCACTCAATGCCCCCTCCGTCACACCACCGGCTTTGCCCGACTCTGCCACATCCGGGCGAGCTATCCGGTCGGATCAAGTACGGGGCCAGGGGGCCCTCTTCGGGCCTGTCCGGTCCGTTCGCGCTCCGTACGGAAGTACGGAGCGCGAGCATCCGTGCCTCAGTTCTCCCGTACGGCCATGGCCAGGTAGCGGGCGTCCTCGTCGACGTAACCGACGAGCCGCCAGCCGGCCTCGGCGAGTACGGGACGCAGCCGGGGTTCGGCGCGCAGGTCGTCGGGGGTGATCCGACGGCCGTGGCGGGCCGCGAGGGCCGCGCGACCGATCGGGTGGAAGAGCGCGAGCCGGCCGCCGGGCCGCACGACGCGGGCGAGTTCCCGCAGATCGGCCACGGGATCCGCGAGATGGGAGACGAGCCCCGCGCCGAAGACCGCGTCGAGCGCGCCGTCGCGCACCGGCAGGCGTCCGACGTCGGTGAGCAGCAGCGTCGCCGTTCCGGCCGTGCCGCCGCGCCCGGCGGCGACGGCCCGCGCGAGCATCTCGGGGGTGAGGTCGGCTCCGAGTACGGTGCCGGACGAGCCGACGGCCTCGCGGAGCGGTGTGAGGGCGCGTCCGGTCCCGCAGCCGGCGTCGAGCACCGCGTCGCCCGGGCGCAGGCCGAGTTCCCTCACCGCGGCCGCGTACGCGGGGCCGTCGTCGGGAAAGCGGCTGTCCCAGTCGGCGGCGCGGGCGCCGAAGAACTCTCGGACGTGTGTGGGGTCATCGCTCATACGCCCATGATTCCGTACCCGGAGGAGTGACCGTCGTCTGTGAACATTTTGTGTGCATCGTCTGCGTGCACGTTCGAGCCCGGTGTGATCGTTCGGGATCATCTCTCTGTCATATTCCATCAGCTTTCGAAATGCGCCCCTGGTGCGCCCCCTGATGCGCACTAGCGTTCCGGAGCCATGGGACACCTGGACCACGCCACCTTCGGCTGGCTGACACCTGTACTGGCGTACGCGATGGCCTGCGTCGGCGCCGCCCTCGGGCTGCGCTGCACCGTTCGCGCCCTCGACGCGACCGGCCGCTCGCGTCGCAACTGGCTGCTCACCGCGGCCTCCGCGATCGGCACCGGCATCTGGACGATGCACTTCGTGGCGATGCTCGGCTTCGGCGTGGCCGGCACCGACATCCGCTACAACGTTCCGCTCACCCTTCTCAGCCTCGTCGTCGCGATGGTCGTCGTCGGCGTCGGGGTGTTCGCCGTCGGCTACGGACGCGACCGCGTCCGCTCGCTCCTGATCGGCGGACTCACCACGGGTGTCGGCGTGGCGAGCATGCACTACATGGGCATGGTCGCCCTCCAGCTCCACGGTGAGGTCCACTTCGACCCCCTCTTCGTCGGCCTCTCCGTGCTCATCGCCGTCGTCGCCGCCACCGCGGCCCTGTGGGCGGCCCTCAACATCCACTCGCCCGCCGCCGTGGCCGTCGCCTCGCTCGTGATGGGCGCGGCCGTCACGAGCATGCACTACACCGGCATGTTCGCGGTGCGGGTGGACGTGGTCCCCTCGACCGCCACCCTCCCCGGCGCCACGCTCATGCAGTTCATCTTCCCGCTCGCCGTCGGCCTCGGCTCGTATCTCTTCATCACCTCCGCCTTCGTCGCCCTCTCGCCGACGGCCAAGGAGCGTGCGGCGTACGCCTCCGCCGGCCGCCTCACCGACGACCGGGCGGTCGACGTCGCGCCTCCGGGCTTCCGGTCCGCCGAGGCCGTCCGCACATCGACGAGCTGAACCGAACCCCGTACGCCACGCACCAGAGACCGTCGCAGCCGGAACGAGGAGGCCATGCGAACTCCCCGCAGGACCAACGACGCCGAGGCGCCGGCGCCGCCGTCGGCGGCCGCGCGCGGGCGGCGCGCACACGCCGGGCCCCCCGCCGACGAGCCGGGCGAACCCACACCCGAGGGCTTCCCCGGCGCCGGTCACCCGGCCTCCGCCGGACACCCCCCGGCTTCCGCCGGACACGGACCCGACGCGGGACACCGCCCGGCCTCCGCCGGACACGGAGACGACGCGGGGCACGTGGCCGGGACCGGCCGTGTCCCCGGTCGCACAGCCGCCCTCGGTCGATCGGCCGCCCCCGGAGACCACGTCGCCCCCCACGGCCGCCCGTCGTCGCCTCATGCCGCGGCCGGGCACGGGGCAGGCGTTCCGCGTCACGGCCTGCGGCCCCGCACCGTCCGCGCCAAGATCGTCTCGCTCCTGATGGTCCCGGTCGTCTCGCTCCTCGCACTCTGGGGCTTCGCCACCGTCACCACGGCCCAGGACGTCGCCCGGCTCCGTCAGCTCCAGCGCGTCGACGCCGAGATCCGCGAGCCCGTGACGGCCGCCCTCGCCGCCCTCCAGGCCGAACGGCGCGCCGCCGTACGGCAGACAGCCGCCCCCGGCGCCACCCGGGCCGCCGAGCTCAAGGACCGGATGCGCCGCATGGACGAGGCCGTCGACCGCCTCCGCCTGGACGAGACGCACACCGTCGGCGACACCGGGGACCTCCCCGGCGACGTGGGGGAGCGGGTCAGCGCCTTCGTCGGAAAGGTCGAGGGCCTCGCCCGGCTCCGTACCGCCGCCTCCGACGGACACGCCGACGGGAACCAGGTCTACGAGGAGTACACCGCCGCCGTCTCCGCCGCCTTCGCCGTCGGCGGAGCCCTCGCCGGCATCCAGGACGCCCAGCAGGGCTCCGACGCGCGCGTACTCCTGGAATTCGGCCGGGCCGGCGAGATGCTCTCCCGCGAGGACGCGCTGCTCACCGCCGCCCACCTCACCGGACGGTTCTCGGAGGAGGGGCTCCGCGCCTTCTCCGGCGCCGTCGAGACCCGGCGCACCCTCACCGCCTCCGCCACCGCCGACCTGCCCGCCGCCGCACGGGCCGCGTGGGACCGGCTCGCCGTCGGCGGAGACCACACGCGGCTCACCCGGGCCGAGGACCGCATCCGCGCCGAGAGCCCCGGCCGCGCCGCCGCCCAGGCGGTCCCCAGCGCCGACTGGGACGACACCCTCGCGGCCGTACGGAGCGGACTCACCGCGATCGAGACCGACGCCCGCGCCGCCGCGACCGACCGCTCCGACCCCTTCGCCGGTGGCGTCCTCACCGCGGCCGGCGCGGCGGTGAACCTCGGTCTCGCGGCCGTCGCCGCCTCCCTCGTCATCTCCGTCCGGATCGGCCGGGGCCTGGTCGTCGAACTCGTCAGCCTCCGCAACACCGCCCTCGGCATCGCACGCGGCAAACTGCCCGCCGCCATGCGGCGGCTGCGCGCCGGGGAGGAGATCGACGTCGAGGCCGAGACCCCGCCCGGTCCCGTCTCCCAGGACGAGATCGGACAGGTCGGCGAGGCACTCACCACCGTCCACCGCGCGGCCCTCTCCGCCGCCGTCGAACGCGCCGAACTCGCCAGCGGCATCTCCGGTGTCTTCGTCAACCTCGCCCGGCGCAGCCAGGTCCTCGTCCACCGCCAGCTCAACCTCCTGGACAGCATGGAGCGGCGCGCCGACGACCCCAACGAACTCGGCGACCTCTTCCGGCTCGACCACCTCACCACCCGGATGCGCCGCCACGCCGAGAGCCTCATCATCCTCTCCGGCGCCGCCCCCGGCCGCGCCTGGCGGATGCCCGTCCCGCTGACCAACGTCGTCCGTGCCGCCGTCTCCGAGATCGAGGACTACGCGCGCGTGGAGGTCCGCCGGCTCCCCGAGACGGCCGTCGTCGGCGGCGCCGTCGCCGACCTCACCCACCTCCTGGCCGAACTCATCGAGAACGCGGCCCAGTTCTCTCCGCCCCACACCAAGGTCCGAGTCAGCGGGGAGCCCGTCGGCAACGGATACGCCCTGGAGATCGAGGACCGGGGACTCGGCATGGGCAAGGAGACCCTCGCCGAGGCCAACGCCCGCATCGCCCAGTCCGAGGCCCTCGACCTCTTCGACAGCGACCGGCTCGGCCTCTTCGTGGTCAG
This sequence is a window from Streptomyces sp. NBC_00691. Protein-coding genes within it:
- a CDS encoding MOSC domain-containing protein gives rise to the protein MSDGTVITVSSNGTYTFTKPNREGITLLAGLGVEGDVHAGVTVKHRSRVAQDPTQPNLRQVHLIHAELFDDVADAGFEVAPGDLGENVTTRGIDLLGLPTGTRLHLGAEAVVEITGLRNPCAQIDAFQHGLLKQVVGRDANGEIVRKAGIMGVVLAGGDVRPGDPIRAELPEGPHRPLEKV
- a CDS encoding class I SAM-dependent methyltransferase, translated to MSDDPTHVREFFGARAADWDSRFPDDGPAYAAAVRELGLRPGDAVLDAGCGTGRALTPLREAVGSSGTVLGADLTPEMLARAVAAGRGGTAGTATLLLTDVGRLPVRDGALDAVFGAGLVSHLADPVADLRELARVVRPGGRLALFHPIGRAALAARHGRRITPDDLRAEPRLRPVLAEAGWRLVGYVDEDARYLAMAVREN
- a CDS encoding bifunctional serine/threonine-protein kinase/glutamate ABC transporter substrate-binding protein; the protein is MERLGGGGMGTVWRAMDLALHREVALKEVRPPDPALAEYDPEAARELRIRVLREARALARVAHPQVVTIHHIVDGGEGTYPWLVMELVPGGSLQDRLDRGELTVGEAATLGRGILAGLRAAHAVGIQHRDIKPPNVLLRPDGQPVLTDFGIAAIHGATALTAAGSIIGTPDYMAPERVSGEEGGPAADLWSLAMTLYVAVEGHHPLRRANTLATLAAVLGEDVPPPLRAGALTRVLTNVLVRDPAARPDGEALDRMLADVEARAGTDAHHRPGPETPSPPRPPHRAQPRPEPRERVPHAGPGDGRPAVDAGADTATSFPLAPPLPARPPTAHRRRGGMYAAVAGAAVVLSGVLVWNLLPLGGTKDDGDGDRAEGKPSGQGSSPSGPSTPATGASGADPTGGAKITIGIKFDQPGLGFKNPDGTYAGLDVDVATYVARVLGHAPADIVWKEARSSLRESLLTGGDVDLVVATYTYNSLRDQKVDFVGPYFMAHQDVLLPSDDTTVKRPTDLDGRKVCTATGSSTALLIRTKLAPQAQVVTRDSHSRCIDDLATGAVDAVTTDNTLLAGYAARDTYKGRFKLAGFSVSDEPYGIGVPEGGDANGAVRRALQKMIDDGSWKKAVERNLPLLSDATPPAQQWPTSGGAP
- a CDS encoding tannase/feruloyl esterase family alpha/beta hydrolase codes for the protein MRLFPGVPLFAALLTAVTVLAPAGPAGAEEQAGAGTPAHCARQDRLHVPGAEHQQSACLADLTTAGLAGTPYTDTADQAGLAALGSRHPSGVPGVQIDGYFPDDSRLNATHGWAHDAQFVIRLPDRWNGGLVVTGAPGTRRQYSTDALISDQVLAAGFAYAATDKGNTGPDFFTDGRGPGDAVAEWNRRVTELTRAAKKAARQRYGSAPERTYMTGISNGGYLTRWQLENRPELYDGGVDWEGVLWTSRGPNLLTSLPVTVARSLGQASDEDLIAAGFAPGSRFLWPYYEKAYWGLTQKIFRAEFDPTYDPACPGSTAGGTVEQIFAPCASDAAYDYASRPASVHRAVAKVALTGRIGKPLITLHGDLDTLLPLATDSDVYARMIDERGRGGLHRFYTVQGGTHTDGLYDTYPDRLRPILPCYRSAFDALTGWVERGTAPPADRTITRPASGDVVDSCALEG
- a CDS encoding MHYT domain-containing protein; the encoded protein is MGHLDHATFGWLTPVLAYAMACVGAALGLRCTVRALDATGRSRRNWLLTAASAIGTGIWTMHFVAMLGFGVAGTDIRYNVPLTLLSLVVAMVVVGVGVFAVGYGRDRVRSLLIGGLTTGVGVASMHYMGMVALQLHGEVHFDPLFVGLSVLIAVVAATAALWAALNIHSPAAVAVASLVMGAAVTSMHYTGMFAVRVDVVPSTATLPGATLMQFIFPLAVGLGSYLFITSAFVALSPTAKERAAYASAGRLTDDRAVDVAPPGFRSAEAVRTSTS
- a CDS encoding sensor histidine kinase: MRTPRRTNDAEAPAPPSAAARGRRAHAGPPADEPGEPTPEGFPGAGHPASAGHPPASAGHGPDAGHRPASAGHGDDAGHVAGTGRVPGRTAALGRSAAPGDHVAPHGRPSSPHAAAGHGAGVPRHGLRPRTVRAKIVSLLMVPVVSLLALWGFATVTTAQDVARLRQLQRVDAEIREPVTAALAALQAERRAAVRQTAAPGATRAAELKDRMRRMDEAVDRLRLDETHTVGDTGDLPGDVGERVSAFVGKVEGLARLRTAASDGHADGNQVYEEYTAAVSAAFAVGGALAGIQDAQQGSDARVLLEFGRAGEMLSREDALLTAAHLTGRFSEEGLRAFSGAVETRRTLTASATADLPAAARAAWDRLAVGGDHTRLTRAEDRIRAESPGRAAAQAVPSADWDDTLAAVRSGLTAIETDARAAATDRSDPFAGGVLTAAGAAVNLGLAAVAASLVISVRIGRGLVVELVSLRNTALGIARGKLPAAMRRLRAGEEIDVEAETPPGPVSQDEIGQVGEALTTVHRAALSAAVERAELASGISGVFVNLARRSQVLVHRQLNLLDSMERRADDPNELGDLFRLDHLTTRMRRHAESLIILSGAAPGRAWRMPVPLTNVVRAAVSEIEDYARVEVRRLPETAVVGGAVADLTHLLAELIENAAQFSPPHTKVRVSGEPVGNGYALEIEDRGLGMGKETLAEANARIAQSEALDLFDSDRLGLFVVSRLSSRHDIKVQLRTSPYGGTTAVVLLPTDLLQGALPPGRSAAASGGGTDTPPAGTPQARDPRTPAPDRGEPGADHRQSGDDRTTGDRFGPDGIGSHRLGSDRRTDDARAAREREEAQRAEARRFGRPPVPRPPAQAGPPTQAPTLGGGTPTGPVPAPRGSAPQPPGGARPGILPRETGGARPPVPPQPPAPTRPQSLPRPTVVPALTAPTEPGPPPSGVTELRRRGPSVPPARQQQPGTPAGATGPAGAAEHAGHGDDADGELPRRVRQASLVPQLREAPPSAPVFVPADPGTDARTPEVVRDRMAAYRDGWRRGGGAAPGSRRPLGTGTGHEPGHGTTPLDAPRPEGDQR